The following are encoded in a window of Haliaeetus albicilla chromosome 1, bHalAlb1.1, whole genome shotgun sequence genomic DNA:
- the SPON2 gene encoding spondin-2, which translates to MLFANLESLKITIILGPKGPSSGINSKTPTVFSCRPTQLPAKAGALPLPVLQRKYLGMENLMFVYCSCKVIWTLLVTILGYASSLPVGDDSICTAEELAKYSIIFTGKWSQTAFPKQYPLYRPPAQWSSMLGVTHSSDYSMWKKNEYASNGVRDFAEKGEAWVLMKEIEEAGEKIQSVHGIFSAPAISSGTGQTFTELEAHSRHPLVSFVVRIVPSPDWFVGIDSLNLCEGDHWMEEVSVDLFPYDAGTDSGFTFSSPNFATIPQDTVTEITCSSPSHPANSFYYPKLKILPPIAQVTMVKLKKNQLGLSAPYFNLPAKSNEIIDSVSETPLDCEVSQWSSWGLCRGLCRKTGTKIRTRFVLLQPANNGMPCPNLDEETGCEPENCV; encoded by the exons ATGCTTTTTGCAAACCTGGAAAGTCTAAAGATTACAATAATTCTTGGACCAAAGGGACCCTCTTCAGGCATAAATAGCAAGACTCCTACTGTCTTCTCTTGCAGACCAACTCAGCTGCCAGCAAAAGCAGGTGCTCTCCCCCTACCAGTGCTCCAGAGGAAATATTTA GGAATGGAAAACCTGATGTTTGTCTACTGCTCCTGTAAAGTTATCTGGACATTACTTGTAACAATACTAGGTTATGCCAGCAGCTTGCCTGTGGGTGATGATTCTATTTGCACAGCAGAGGAACTTGCAAAGTACAGCATAATCTTCACAGGGAAATGGAGTCAGACTGCTTTCCCTAAGCAGTATCCACTTTATAGGCCCCCAGCACAGTGGTCATCAATGCTAG GTGTTACTCATAGTTCTGACTAcagcatgtggaaaaaaaatgaatatgcCAGCAATGGTGTACGTGATTTTGCTGAAAAGGGTGAAGCATGGGTATTAatgaaagaaatagaagaagctggagagaaaattcagagtgtACATGGAAtcttctctgctcctgccaTTTCCAGTGGTACAGGACAAACCTTCACTGAATTAGAAGCACATTCAAGACATCCCTTA gtTTCATTTGTTGTACGAATTGTTCCAAGCCCTGACTGGTTTGTGGGTATTGACAGCCTAAATCTCTGTGAAGGAGATCACTGGATGGAAGAAGTATCAGTAGATCTATTTCCTTATGATGCTGGAACTGATAGTGGTTTCACGTTTTCCTCCCCAAACTTTGCCACTATTCCACAGGACACAGTTACAGAG atCACTTGTTCCTCTCCAAGTCACCCAGCAAACTCATTTTATTATCCCAAACTCAAAATTTTGCCACCTATTGCTCAAGTAACAATggtgaaattaaagaaaaaccaGCTGGGTCTTTCTGCACCTTATTTTAATCTTCCAGctaaaagcaatgaaataataGACTCTGTCTCAG AAACACCACTGGACTGTGAGGTTTCACAATGGTCTTCCTGGGGTCTCTGTAGAGGTCTTTGCAGAAAAACAGGGACCAAGATCAGAACCCGTTTTGTACTTCTTCAGCCTGCCAATAATGGAATGCCTTGTCCAAATCTGGATGAAGAAACAGGATGTGAACCAGAGAATTGTgtctga
- the LOC104311359 gene encoding transmembrane emp24 domain-containing protein 11 isoform X1, whose product MCNHQLPFLTVFFLSQKYTDKKQTRNDHRTTYICKQLSSKAVQLGYIKTMKSQLTGFLMNFCISFSLALYFHSGEREEKCIIEDVPSDTLVIGNYKVQRWDIHKQDFLESAPGLGMFVTVTTPAAEVLLSKLYGPQGTFSFTSDLSGEHVICLQSNSTRFVAFAGSQLRIHLDIRVGEHFLDESVVQAKDKVNEVNLRLEHLIEQIHHISKEQNYEREREEKFRKTSEETNSNILWWAIVQTLILISIGIWQIKSLRDFFISKKLV is encoded by the exons ATGTGTAACCACCAGCTGCCTTTTCTcacagttttttttctctctcaaaaataCACTGATAAGAAGCAAACAAGGAATGACCACAGGACTACATACATTTGTAAACAGTTATCTTCAAAAGCAGTACAACTGGGATACATAAAAACCATGAAAAGCCAATTAACAGGATTTCTTATGaacttttgcatttctttttcacttgctttgtattttcatagtggagaaagagaagagaaatgcatAATTGAAGACGTTCCCAGCGACACGTTGGTAATTG gGAATTACAAAGTACAACGCTGGGATATACATAAGCAAGACTTTCTGGAGTCTGCTCCTGGTTTGGGAATGTTTGTGACTGTCACAACTCCTGCTGCTGAG GTACTATTGTCAAAACTGTATGGGCCACAAGGAACGTTTTCTTTCACTTCCGATCTATCTGGGGAGCATGTTATCTGTTTACAGTCTAACTCCACAAGATTTGTGGCATTTGCAGGAAGTCAACTG cgTATCCATTTGGACATTAGAGTTGGAGAACATTTTTTGGATGAATCTGTTGTTCAAGCCAAAGACAAAGTGAATGAAGTTAACCTTAGACTAGAACACCTAATTGAGCAAATTCATCATATATCCAAAGAACAAAACTATGAAAGA gagCGTGAAGAAAAATTTCGGAAGACAAGTGAAGAAACCAACAGCAATATTTTGTGGTGGGCTATTGTACAAACACTAATCCTCATCTCCATTGGAATCTGGCAAATCAAATCTCTCAGAGATTTCTTCATATCTAAGAAGCTTGTTTAA
- the LOC104311359 gene encoding transmembrane emp24 domain-containing protein 11 isoform X2 yields MFVTVTTPAAEVLLSKLYGPQGTFSFTSDLSGEHVICLQSNSTRFVAFAGSQLRIHLDIRVGEHFLDESVVQAKDKVNEVNLRLEHLIEQIHHISKEQNYEREREEKFRKTSEETNSNILWWAIVQTLILISIGIWQIKSLRDFFISKKLV; encoded by the exons ATGTTTGTGACTGTCACAACTCCTGCTGCTGAG GTACTATTGTCAAAACTGTATGGGCCACAAGGAACGTTTTCTTTCACTTCCGATCTATCTGGGGAGCATGTTATCTGTTTACAGTCTAACTCCACAAGATTTGTGGCATTTGCAGGAAGTCAACTG cgTATCCATTTGGACATTAGAGTTGGAGAACATTTTTTGGATGAATCTGTTGTTCAAGCCAAAGACAAAGTGAATGAAGTTAACCTTAGACTAGAACACCTAATTGAGCAAATTCATCATATATCCAAAGAACAAAACTATGAAAGA gagCGTGAAGAAAAATTTCGGAAGACAAGTGAAGAAACCAACAGCAATATTTTGTGGTGGGCTATTGTACAAACACTAATCCTCATCTCCATTGGAATCTGGCAAATCAAATCTCTCAGAGATTTCTTCATATCTAAGAAGCTTGTTTAA